A single window of Cellulomonas sp. NTE-D12 DNA harbors:
- a CDS encoding methyltransferase, with the protein MTSSATTPDDPTPHRVPVVDEAAVAALRADLAAFTVDAVEALLGPVASAALQRGEPTPALRATAGPDVPPVATLVRAFLLGEAVTREDLDRALPTAGAAGALALGLVARVDDVDDPEAPVLGGDGTPGDAAPSGGAPRDATSAHGSSRPDRLRPLVDVRPWTAVDGADETTWWVASDLGELATGGPLGTDHVLGIGGASVTLAGATVPTRVDRVLDLGTGCGVQALHASRHARHVTATDVSDRALAFAAFNLALAGLDPSRVDLRRGSLLEPVAGEEFDLVVSNPPFVITPRIPDVPVYEYRDGGRPGDSLVEELVTGVGAVLAPGGVAQLLANWEVHGQADWTERIGAWVDASGLDAWVVQRELLDPAQYAETWIRDAGTTSAADRTAWRSLYGAWLDDLASRDVTAIGFGIVTLRRPAVADEHRPRLRRLEELTSPLPGPVGPAIAAGLAAHDWLAARDDEAFVAEHLVVAPDVTEERHLVPGESDPRVVLLRQGGGFGRAVQVGTAVAGLVGACDGELSVGTLVGALGALLDRSAEDVAREVLPTARGLVADGFLLPA; encoded by the coding sequence GTGACGTCGTCCGCCACGACGCCGGACGACCCCACGCCGCATCGCGTCCCCGTCGTCGACGAGGCTGCGGTCGCTGCCCTCCGTGCGGACCTCGCCGCCTTCACCGTCGACGCCGTCGAGGCGCTGCTCGGCCCCGTCGCCTCGGCGGCGCTGCAGCGCGGTGAGCCGACCCCAGCACTGCGGGCGACCGCCGGCCCCGACGTCCCGCCCGTCGCGACGCTGGTGCGGGCCTTCCTCCTCGGCGAGGCCGTGACCAGGGAGGATCTCGACCGCGCCCTGCCGACCGCCGGTGCGGCCGGTGCGCTGGCGCTCGGGCTCGTCGCCCGGGTCGACGACGTGGACGACCCCGAAGCGCCGGTGCTTGGCGGTGACGGCACACCAGGGGACGCGGCACCGTCGGGCGGGGCGCCGCGCGACGCGACGTCAGCGCACGGCTCGTCTCGGCCTGACAGGCTCCGCCCCCTCGTCGACGTGCGCCCGTGGACGGCGGTCGACGGTGCCGACGAGACGACGTGGTGGGTCGCCTCCGACCTCGGTGAGCTCGCGACCGGCGGTCCGCTGGGCACCGACCACGTGCTGGGCATCGGCGGCGCCTCGGTGACGCTCGCCGGCGCCACGGTCCCCACGCGGGTCGACCGGGTGCTGGACCTCGGCACCGGCTGCGGCGTGCAGGCCCTGCACGCCTCGCGGCACGCGCGGCACGTGACCGCGACGGACGTGTCCGACCGGGCGCTGGCGTTCGCGGCGTTCAACCTCGCTCTGGCCGGTCTCGACCCGTCCCGGGTGGACCTGCGCCGCGGCTCGCTGCTCGAGCCGGTCGCCGGCGAGGAGTTCGACCTGGTGGTGAGCAACCCGCCGTTCGTCATCACCCCGCGCATACCGGATGTGCCGGTGTACGAGTACCGCGACGGCGGTCGCCCCGGCGACTCGCTGGTCGAGGAGCTGGTCACCGGGGTCGGTGCCGTGCTGGCGCCGGGCGGCGTCGCGCAGCTGCTGGCGAACTGGGAGGTGCACGGGCAGGCCGACTGGACCGAGCGGATCGGTGCCTGGGTGGACGCCTCGGGCCTGGACGCGTGGGTCGTGCAGCGCGAGCTGCTCGACCCGGCCCAGTACGCCGAGACCTGGATCCGCGACGCGGGCACCACGTCGGCAGCCGACCGGACCGCGTGGCGCTCGCTGTACGGCGCCTGGCTGGACGACCTGGCGTCCCGGGACGTCACGGCGATCGGCTTCGGCATCGTCACCCTGCGCCGGCCGGCGGTGGCCGACGAGCACCGGCCGCGGCTGCGCCGGCTCGAGGAGCTGACGAGCCCCCTGCCCGGCCCCGTCGGTCCGGCGATCGCCGCCGGCCTGGCCGCCCACGACTGGCTCGCCGCCCGCGACGACGAGGCGTTCGTCGCGGAGCACCTCGTCGTCGCCCCCGACGTCACCGAGGAGCGGCACCTGGTGCCGGGGGAGTCCGACCCCCGCGTGGTGCTGCTTCGGCAGGGCGGCGGGTTCGGTCGCGCGGTGCAGGTGGGCACGGCTGTGGCCGGGCTGGTGGGGGCGTGCGACGGCGAGCTCAGCGTCGGCACGCTGGTGGGAGCGCTGGGAGCGCTGCTGGACCGGTCCGCGGAGGACGTCGCCCGAGAGGTGCTGCCGACCGCTCGGGGCCTGGTGGCCGACGGGTTCCTGCTGCCCGCCTGA
- a CDS encoding anaerobic ribonucleoside-triphosphate reductase activating protein has translation MTMPTTGPTTGRAASSSARAASSSARAASPSARAGAPSPAAQASSGPSTARAGSQARDAAADDLQIAGLVSLSTVDWPGHLVATVFLQGCPWRCTYCHNSAILDPRTPGVVPWQAVRDLLARRRGLLDGVVFSGGEPTRQAGLVAAMREVKEAGFLVGLHTGGAYPRRLRQLLPLVDWVGLDIKAPARLYRTITRTGGPTTSADQAFSSLELVLASGVDVQVRTTVDPTVMSDDDVAELTAVLAERGVREHVLQTVRADGTTEEYRAALAAVRDAR, from the coding sequence ATGACGATGCCGACGACCGGGCCGACGACGGGGCGCGCTGCCTCGTCGTCGGCCCGTGCCGCCTCGTCGTCGGCCCGTGCCGCCTCGCCGTCGGCCCGCGCGGGCGCGCCGTCGCCGGCCGCGCAGGCCAGCTCGGGCCCGTCGACGGCACGCGCCGGCTCTCAGGCCCGGGATGCCGCCGCGGACGACCTGCAGATCGCCGGTCTCGTGTCGCTCTCCACCGTCGACTGGCCGGGGCACCTGGTTGCCACCGTGTTCCTGCAGGGCTGTCCGTGGCGGTGCACCTACTGCCACAACAGCGCGATCCTCGATCCCCGGACACCCGGCGTGGTCCCGTGGCAGGCCGTTCGCGACCTGCTCGCGCGACGTCGCGGGCTGCTGGACGGCGTGGTCTTCTCGGGCGGTGAGCCGACCCGGCAGGCCGGGCTGGTGGCCGCGATGCGTGAGGTGAAGGAGGCAGGCTTCCTCGTCGGGCTCCACACGGGCGGTGCCTACCCGCGTCGGCTCCGGCAGCTGCTGCCCCTGGTCGACTGGGTGGGGCTCGACATCAAGGCGCCGGCGCGGCTGTACCGCACGATCACGCGGACCGGTGGACCGACGACCAGCGCCGACCAGGCGTTCTCCTCTCTCGAGCTGGTGCTCGCGTCGGGCGTGGACGTGCAGGTGCGCACCACGGTGGATCCGACGGTGATGTCCGACGACGACGTCGCCGAGCTGACTGCCGTGCTCGCGGAGCGGGGGGTCCGCGAGCACGTGCTTCAGACCGTACGAGCGGACGGCACCACGGAGGAGTACCGGGCTGCGCTTGCGGCGGTCCGGGACGCTCGCTGA
- a CDS encoding sodium-translocating pyrophosphatase, with amino-acid sequence MLQLGTTSLVIVGCIAAVAVAALAVAAVLARQVLAAGEGTVRMQDIAHAVQEGASAFLRRQFRTLGLFAVVVVALLLLLPGDGGVKLGRSIFFLFGAGFSASIGFLGMWLATRANLRVAAAASGPDGRAAGARIAFRTGGVVGMSVVGLGLLGASAVVLVYRGNAPAVLEGFGFGAALLAMFMRVGGGIFTKAADVGADLVGKVEQGIPEDDPRNAATIADNVGDNVGDCAGMAADLFESYAVTLVAALILGKAAFGEHGMVFPLLVTAVGALVAALGVFITRVRGQESGLQAINRGFYTAALLGVVLATVAAFVYLPSSFTAFTDGTAGLQTHHGDPRLIASVAVLVGVVLAGVILWVTGYFTNTTSNPTLHVARTTLTGAATVVLSGIGVGFESAVYTAGIIAAAICAVFLVAGGSIPLALFLIALAGCGLLTTVGVIVAMDTFGPVSDNAQGIAEMSGDVTEEGARILTDLDAVGNTTKAVTKGIAIATAVLAATALFGSYADAVRTSLAGVSGRLGDDLVTAMMDYQIISPITLVGLILGGATVFLFSGLAIDAVTRAAGAIVFEVRRQFREHPGIMNGTERPEYGRVVDICTRDSLRELATPGLLAAFAPIAVGFGLGIGPLAGFLAGAIGAGVLMAVFLANSGGTWDNAKKIVEDGHYGGKGSAAHAAAVIGDTVGDPFKDTAGPAINPLIKVMNLVALLVAPAVVSVSAGAGANHALRLVIALLAAGVAFGAVIVSRLRAARVDRESVAAASAEGRRASGGSPDPEVLEAELEFDETDEFSDAELAADLPDQDLDDDSLADSAPRGPRPRE; translated from the coding sequence ATGCTGCAGCTCGGCACCACGAGCCTGGTGATCGTCGGATGCATCGCCGCCGTGGCGGTGGCTGCCCTGGCGGTCGCTGCGGTGCTGGCCCGTCAGGTGCTGGCCGCGGGCGAGGGCACCGTCCGCATGCAGGACATCGCCCACGCGGTGCAGGAAGGGGCGTCGGCGTTCCTCCGGCGGCAGTTCCGCACGCTCGGCCTGTTCGCCGTGGTGGTCGTCGCGCTGCTGCTGCTGCTCCCCGGAGACGGTGGCGTGAAGCTGGGGCGCAGCATCTTCTTCCTGTTCGGAGCGGGTTTCTCCGCATCGATCGGGTTCCTCGGCATGTGGCTGGCCACCCGCGCCAACCTGCGTGTCGCGGCGGCGGCCTCCGGGCCCGACGGACGGGCGGCCGGTGCCCGGATCGCCTTCCGGACGGGCGGCGTGGTGGGCATGTCGGTCGTCGGCCTCGGGCTGCTGGGCGCGTCCGCCGTCGTCCTCGTCTACCGGGGCAACGCACCCGCGGTGCTCGAGGGGTTCGGCTTCGGCGCCGCGCTGCTCGCGATGTTCATGCGGGTGGGCGGCGGCATCTTCACCAAGGCGGCGGACGTCGGCGCCGACCTGGTCGGCAAGGTGGAGCAGGGCATCCCGGAGGACGACCCCCGCAACGCCGCGACCATCGCCGACAACGTGGGCGACAACGTCGGGGACTGCGCCGGCATGGCGGCCGACCTGTTCGAGTCGTACGCCGTGACGCTGGTGGCCGCGCTGATCCTCGGCAAGGCGGCGTTCGGCGAGCACGGCATGGTGTTCCCGCTGCTCGTGACGGCCGTCGGCGCCCTCGTGGCAGCCCTGGGTGTGTTCATCACGCGGGTCCGTGGCCAGGAGTCCGGCCTGCAGGCGATCAACCGCGGCTTCTACACGGCGGCGCTGCTCGGCGTGGTGCTGGCCACCGTCGCGGCCTTCGTCTACCTGCCGTCGTCGTTCACGGCCTTCACCGACGGCACCGCCGGGCTGCAGACCCACCACGGCGACCCGCGCCTGATCGCGTCGGTCGCGGTGCTGGTCGGCGTGGTGCTGGCCGGAGTGATCCTCTGGGTGACCGGCTACTTCACCAACACCACCAGCAACCCGACCTTGCACGTCGCCCGGACCACGCTGACCGGTGCCGCCACCGTGGTGCTGTCGGGCATCGGCGTCGGTTTCGAGTCCGCCGTCTACACCGCGGGCATCATCGCCGCGGCGATCTGCGCCGTGTTCCTGGTGGCGGGCGGGTCGATCCCGCTGGCCCTGTTCCTCATCGCGCTGGCCGGCTGCGGCCTGCTGACGACGGTCGGCGTGATCGTCGCGATGGACACGTTCGGGCCGGTCAGCGACAACGCCCAGGGCATCGCGGAGATGTCGGGCGACGTCACCGAGGAGGGTGCGCGCATCCTCACGGACCTCGACGCCGTCGGGAACACCACCAAGGCCGTGACCAAGGGCATCGCGATCGCCACCGCCGTGCTCGCCGCGACCGCGCTGTTCGGCTCCTACGCCGACGCGGTGCGCACCTCGCTGGCCGGGGTGAGCGGTCGGCTGGGCGACGACCTCGTCACCGCGATGATGGACTACCAGATCATCAGCCCGATCACGCTGGTGGGCCTGATCCTCGGCGGCGCCACGGTGTTCCTGTTCTCCGGGCTGGCGATCGACGCCGTCACCCGCGCCGCCGGCGCGATCGTCTTCGAGGTGCGCCGCCAGTTCCGCGAGCACCCCGGCATCATGAACGGCACCGAGCGGCCCGAGTACGGCCGGGTGGTGGACATCTGCACGCGCGACTCGCTGCGGGAGCTCGCCACCCCGGGCCTGCTGGCGGCGTTCGCGCCGATCGCCGTCGGGTTCGGGCTGGGCATCGGCCCGCTCGCCGGGTTCCTCGCGGGTGCGATCGGCGCGGGTGTGCTCATGGCCGTGTTCCTCGCCAACAGCGGTGGCACCTGGGACAACGCGAAGAAGATCGTCGAGGACGGGCACTACGGCGGCAAGGGGTCCGCGGCGCACGCCGCAGCCGTGATCGGCGACACCGTCGGCGACCCGTTCAAGGACACCGCCGGGCCGGCGATCAACCCGCTGATCAAGGTGATGAACCTGGTGGCGCTGCTGGTCGCACCGGCGGTCGTGTCCGTGTCGGCCGGTGCCGGCGCCAACCATGCGCTGCGCCTGGTGATCGCCCTGCTGGCCGCGGGGGTCGCGTTCGGGGCCGTGATCGTGTCCCGGCTCCGGGCGGCGCGGGTGGACCGTGAGTCGGTCGCCGCGGCGTCGGCGGAGGGACGGCGCGCGTCCGGCGGGTCGCCGGACCCGGAGGTGCTCGAGGCGGAGCTCGAGTTCGACGAGACGGACGAGTTCTCGGACGCCGAGCTCGCCGCCGACCTGCCTGACCAGGACCTGGACGACGACAGCCTCGCCGACTCGGCACCGCGGGGACCGCGCCCGCGGGAGTGA
- a CDS encoding STAS domain-containing protein, translated as MALRVVSREVGRQTVVEVDGEIDVATADTLRERLNALIDRQQVDLVVDLRGVSFMDSTGLGLLVGTLKRVRTAGGRLQLVVDSERLLMVFRITALEQVFTIRPSLDDALVEEPTH; from the coding sequence GTGGCGCTGCGTGTGGTGAGCCGTGAGGTCGGCCGGCAGACGGTGGTCGAGGTCGACGGCGAGATCGACGTCGCCACCGCCGACACGCTGCGTGAGCGCCTGAACGCCCTGATCGACCGCCAGCAGGTCGACCTGGTGGTCGACCTGCGGGGCGTCAGCTTCATGGACTCGACGGGCCTGGGCCTGCTGGTGGGCACCCTCAAGCGGGTGCGGACCGCGGGTGGCCGGCTGCAGCTGGTCGTCGACTCGGAGCGGTTGCTCATGGTGTTCCGCATCACGGCTCTGGAGCAGGTCTTCACCATCCGCCCCTCCCTGGACGACGCGCTGGTCGAGGAGCCGACGCACTGA
- a CDS encoding LacI family DNA-binding transcriptional regulator: MADLAHVSLSTVSYTLTGKRPVSAATRARVEQAMAQLDFRRDPVARALASRRTHVLALAYPVYGVSLGATLNEIVQGAVEAAREAEYELVLWPVSSSEPEVLRELAAGRTADGVLLMEVALDDPRIEAVESQGLACALIGRSADPADRVWVDIDFEESLEVAVDHLAGQGHTHIAFVNRSQADLDAGYGPSVRALRAYEESMAQRGLTPVSTPCDVNPGAGRRATTALLAEHPELTAVIVMNELALFGVASALREAGRSVPRDMSVVGIAISGEISDMYDHPLTYLAAPGPDQGRRAVHGLLEVLDGRPAPAGVNLPCTLQVRETSGPVTRLTTP, from the coding sequence GTGGCTGATCTGGCCCATGTCTCGCTGAGCACCGTGTCGTACACCCTCACGGGCAAGCGCCCCGTCTCGGCTGCCACCCGGGCCCGCGTCGAGCAGGCGATGGCCCAGCTCGACTTCCGCCGTGACCCCGTCGCCCGCGCGCTCGCCTCGCGCCGCACCCATGTGCTCGCCCTCGCCTACCCGGTGTACGGCGTCTCGCTCGGCGCCACCCTGAACGAGATCGTGCAGGGGGCCGTCGAGGCGGCCCGCGAGGCGGAGTACGAGCTGGTGCTGTGGCCGGTCAGCAGCAGCGAGCCGGAGGTGCTGCGGGAGCTCGCGGCGGGCCGCACCGCCGACGGCGTGCTGCTGATGGAGGTCGCCCTGGACGACCCTCGTATCGAGGCCGTCGAGAGCCAGGGCCTCGCGTGCGCGCTGATCGGTCGCTCGGCCGACCCGGCCGACCGGGTCTGGGTCGACATCGACTTCGAGGAGAGCCTCGAGGTGGCGGTGGACCACCTGGCGGGCCAGGGCCACACGCACATCGCGTTCGTCAACCGCTCGCAGGCGGACCTCGACGCCGGCTACGGCCCGTCGGTCCGCGCCCTGCGCGCCTACGAGGAGTCGATGGCGCAGCGCGGGCTGACACCGGTGAGCACGCCGTGCGACGTCAACCCGGGGGCCGGTCGTCGAGCCACCACCGCCCTGCTCGCCGAGCACCCCGAGCTGACCGCTGTGATCGTGATGAACGAGCTCGCGCTGTTCGGCGTCGCCTCCGCCCTGCGTGAGGCGGGGCGCTCCGTCCCGCGTGACATGTCCGTGGTGGGCATCGCGATCTCCGGCGAGATCAGCGACATGTACGACCACCCGCTCACCTATCTCGCCGCACCGGGCCCCGACCAGGGCCGACGTGCGGTGCACGGCCTGCTCGAGGTCCTCGACGGCCGCCCAGCCCCGGCCGGGGTCAACCTGCCCTGCACCTTGCAGGTCCGGGAGACGTCCGGTCCGGTCACCCGGCTCACCACCCCCTGA
- a CDS encoding endonuclease/exonuclease/phosphatase family protein, with amino-acid sequence MTWNLHALGTPWLTTRRCVDAVVGVLRDTVPDVVGVQERPLGPLGRWRLRRVARRAGLRVVVGGGASRTTALLVRVDLPSDQAAAYRLPWELPRTRRGASTARVLSGGDPVRLVVVHLGLDAGERERHLRLLLDRLPRTEPWVLLGDVNEVPDQPSWRTLLAQGLTDAAADAGPTFPASAPAQRIDAVLVGYGLRVTAARVLDVPAARVASDHLPVVVDLVAGEER; translated from the coding sequence ATGACGTGGAACCTGCACGCGCTCGGCACGCCCTGGCTGACCACCCGACGGTGCGTCGACGCCGTCGTCGGCGTGCTGCGGGACACGGTTCCGGACGTCGTCGGCGTCCAGGAACGTCCGCTCGGCCCGCTGGGCCGGTGGCGCCTGCGCCGCGTCGCCCGGCGTGCGGGGCTCCGCGTGGTCGTCGGCGGTGGCGCCTCCCGGACCACCGCCCTGCTGGTGCGCGTGGACCTGCCGTCCGACCAGGCGGCGGCGTACCGCCTGCCGTGGGAGCTGCCGCGTACCCGCCGTGGCGCCAGCACGGCCCGGGTGCTATCGGGCGGCGACCCGGTCCGGCTGGTCGTCGTCCACCTCGGCTTGGACGCGGGCGAGCGGGAACGGCATCTGCGCCTGCTGCTCGACCGGCTGCCCCGCACCGAGCCATGGGTGCTGCTGGGGGACGTCAACGAGGTGCCCGACCAGCCGTCGTGGCGCACGCTGCTCGCCCAGGGGCTGACGGATGCGGCCGCGGACGCCGGTCCGACGTTCCCGGCGTCCGCTCCGGCCCAGCGGATCGACGCCGTGCTGGTCGGCTACGGTCTGCGCGTGACAGCCGCCCGTGTGCTCGACGTCCCGGCGGCCCGCGTCGCCAGCGACCACCTGCCGGTGGTCGTCGACCTCGTGGCGGGGGAGGAGCGGTGA
- a CDS encoding extracellular solute-binding protein, whose amino-acid sequence MIRSTRLKVVAATALAALSLAACSSGGSSSSSSSAAAGGTANPTTLTFWHYEGDDSAMTQGWNAAIKEFEAANPGVTVKVEKQTFEQLQKNAKIVLAGNDVPDVMEYNKGNATAGQLASQGLLTDLSADATKYGWDSKLSSSVQTTAKYDENGLMGSGKWYGVPSYGEYVTVFYNKDMFDKYGISVPTSFADFEKALATFKQNGVTPLAEAGAEYPLGQLWYELVLNKADRSFVDNFELFKGNVDFTSGPLLDGTNTLADWVSKGYISKDSSGLKAEDMGTAFIAGKYPIMVSGSWWFGRLNKEVTSFKLGQFTFPGNKLNPGSSGNLLVIPKNSKNAALAAKFIDATLGKTSQDTMAKLGGLPVAGDSSVITDPNTKTLQDNFDSVVKSDGLAFYPDWPVAGFYDQLVSFGQTVVNGSKAPADALKDLGTFYDSGRKDLTGK is encoded by the coding sequence ATGATCCGTTCGACCCGCCTGAAGGTGGTCGCCGCGACCGCCCTCGCGGCCCTCTCCCTGGCCGCCTGCTCGTCCGGGGGCAGCTCGTCCTCCAGCTCGAGCGCCGCCGCCGGTGGCACCGCCAACCCGACCACCCTCACGTTCTGGCACTACGAGGGCGACGACTCGGCGATGACGCAGGGCTGGAACGCCGCCATCAAGGAGTTCGAGGCGGCCAACCCGGGCGTCACCGTCAAGGTCGAGAAGCAGACGTTCGAGCAGCTGCAGAAGAACGCCAAGATCGTGCTGGCCGGCAACGACGTGCCGGACGTCATGGAGTACAACAAGGGCAACGCGACCGCGGGTCAGCTCGCCTCGCAGGGCCTGCTCACCGACCTGAGCGCCGACGCCACGAAGTACGGCTGGGACTCCAAGCTGTCGTCCTCCGTGCAGACCACCGCCAAGTACGACGAGAACGGCCTGATGGGCTCCGGCAAGTGGTACGGCGTCCCCAGCTACGGCGAGTACGTCACCGTCTTCTACAACAAGGACATGTTCGACAAGTACGGGATCTCCGTGCCGACGAGCTTCGCCGACTTCGAGAAGGCCCTGGCGACGTTCAAGCAGAACGGTGTGACCCCGCTGGCCGAGGCCGGCGCCGAGTACCCGCTCGGCCAGCTGTGGTACGAGCTGGTGCTGAACAAGGCCGACCGTTCCTTCGTCGACAACTTCGAGCTGTTCAAGGGCAACGTGGACTTCACGTCCGGCCCGCTGCTGGACGGCACCAACACGCTCGCCGACTGGGTGTCCAAGGGCTACATCTCCAAGGACTCCTCCGGTCTGAAGGCCGAGGACATGGGCACCGCGTTCATCGCGGGCAAGTACCCGATCATGGTCTCCGGCTCCTGGTGGTTCGGCCGCCTGAACAAGGAGGTCACCTCCTTCAAGCTCGGCCAGTTCACCTTCCCCGGCAACAAGCTGAACCCGGGCTCGTCGGGCAACCTGCTGGTGATCCCGAAGAACTCGAAGAACGCCGCGCTCGCCGCCAAGTTCATCGACGCCACGCTGGGCAAGACCTCGCAGGACACGATGGCCAAGCTCGGTGGTCTGCCGGTCGCCGGTGACTCGTCCGTGATCACGGACCCGAACACCAAGACCCTGCAGGACAACTTCGACTCCGTGGTGAAGAGCGACGGTCTCGCGTTCTACCCCGACTGGCCGGTCGCCGGCTTCTACGACCAGCTGGTCAGCTTCGGCCAGACGGTGGTCAACGGCTCGAAGGCCCCGGCCGACGCGCTGAAGGACCTCGGCACGTTCTACGACTCCGGTCGCAAGGACCTGACCGGCAAGTGA
- a CDS encoding DUF222 domain-containing protein produces the protein MPAVPAVLADGDDRDPVDDMISAVSAADRLVNRISAWRDGLVVEAFRSGAAMRRAELPAGLSDNVAWEWARTDMVAELALALRLPESTVSSRVRRTAVLTRCFPRLAEAHADGEVSRWHVDVMLELFERCSEDVRSAADEALTPRALALDPSRFRSVARRWRARHAAPVTPEARRAAVADRHVTVTPADDHLAWLSALLPAEQAYAAFHRISDLAAEVQGPDDERSLPQLRADVMSALLIDPDARDASRPVRAAPRQLPDQDQRHPSRTDGCDDPSDAVQVDADMSGSRKSLPDGARGIRATVVLTVPVLTLLGHDDEPAVLEGHGPIDIETARRLAADAPSFIRVLTDPHTGAVLSVGRRRYAVPGDLRTALAVRDVTCRFPGCARRAARCDVDHSTAWAAGGETAADNLAHLCRKHHRLKHLGRWHVTHRRGGELVWQTPSGRRYHDEPAARLDAGSPPSTGAGAPADASARDPVRSAMPAGRRAAAYPLVPPF, from the coding sequence GTGCCCGCCGTGCCCGCGGTGCTCGCGGACGGGGACGACCGCGATCCCGTCGACGACATGATCTCGGCCGTCTCGGCGGCGGACCGCCTGGTGAACCGCATCTCCGCCTGGCGTGACGGTCTCGTCGTCGAGGCGTTCCGGAGCGGCGCTGCCATGCGTCGTGCCGAGCTGCCGGCGGGCCTGTCCGACAACGTCGCCTGGGAGTGGGCCCGGACCGACATGGTCGCGGAGCTCGCGCTCGCTCTTCGTCTGCCGGAGTCGACCGTCTCGTCGCGGGTGCGCCGCACGGCCGTGCTGACCAGGTGCTTCCCGCGTCTCGCCGAGGCGCACGCCGACGGTGAGGTCTCCCGGTGGCACGTCGACGTGATGCTCGAGCTGTTCGAGCGGTGTTCGGAGGACGTGCGCTCGGCAGCGGACGAGGCGCTGACTCCGCGGGCGCTGGCGCTGGACCCGTCCCGGTTCCGCTCCGTGGCCCGCCGGTGGCGTGCGCGGCACGCCGCTCCGGTGACTCCGGAGGCGCGCCGCGCCGCCGTCGCGGACCGGCACGTCACCGTGACGCCGGCTGACGACCACCTCGCGTGGCTCAGCGCCCTGCTGCCCGCCGAGCAGGCCTATGCGGCGTTCCACCGCATCTCCGACCTGGCTGCGGAGGTCCAGGGCCCGGATGACGAGCGCTCGCTGCCGCAGCTGCGCGCGGACGTGATGTCCGCGCTCCTCATCGACCCGGACGCTCGGGACGCCAGCAGGCCCGTGAGGGCCGCTCCGCGGCAGTTGCCGGACCAGGACCAGCGGCACCCCAGCCGAACCGACGGATGCGACGATCCGAGCGACGCCGTCCAGGTGGATGCCGACATGAGCGGGTCCCGCAAGTCGCTCCCCGACGGGGCACGGGGAATCCGCGCGACCGTGGTGCTCACCGTGCCGGTTCTGACGCTGCTCGGACATGATGACGAGCCGGCCGTGCTCGAGGGCCACGGGCCGATCGACATCGAGACGGCTCGCCGTCTGGCGGCGGATGCCCCGTCGTTCATCAGGGTGCTCACCGACCCGCACACGGGGGCGGTGCTCTCCGTCGGTCGCCGCCGGTACGCGGTTCCGGGTGATCTCCGTACCGCGCTGGCGGTGCGGGACGTCACCTGCCGGTTCCCCGGCTGCGCGCGTCGGGCCGCGCGCTGCGACGTCGACCACTCGACGGCGTGGGCGGCCGGTGGCGAGACGGCGGCGGACAACCTCGCCCATCTGTGCCGCAAGCACCACCGGCTCAAGCACCTGGGTCGATGGCACGTGACGCATCGGCGCGGCGGTGAGCTCGTCTGGCAGACGCCGTCGGGCCGGCGTTACCACGACGAGCCGGCCGCCCGTCTCGACGCCGGGTCGCCGCCGTCAACCGGCGCCGGTGCCCCAGCGGATGCCTCCGCTCGTGACCCCGTTCGTTCGGCAATGCCCGCGGGGCGCCGTGCTGCTGCCTACCCGCTGGTCCCGCCCTTCTGA